From a single Pseudomonas sp. A34-9 genomic region:
- a CDS encoding RHS repeat-associated core domain-containing protein translates to MFQPDRLLALNNSIGLLIVAALNPDEPDFEHLIREFRLCLNNYEVWAEQFWTGTALDVEQVFTVGNDVRLSAPIKSRQPLSSSVVMCPASGSLTLVHMFDAARFVPIGDTPVTLEPVITDVGGVLTFGEPLHHTIGPSGILQVTDCDRGQRYRITFFPDVSTDHVRALYASYEGVIARLEGWLRAEWAGFQPQWTEFSSAGFLERYGQLQQADWRGFEKALNGVWDDIKQVFALLADLQANSEKLLEYLSDAELEALLQASSDAITNGLLILSDEPLLFIHLAAFSSWLKMLPPQYLAEVVAEVRVELLISFLLTGLSGGVGVPLRLSSKVLAKIKSPRARQWLAASALRLAELTSAPELNKHAGALKPLMFHARDVELKPTPSIPLNIRQADSRVLTVPNPAPVVRDKPGGSSRIERHEPHDDSPDQAKNPNGDSADCVPLTCTNGCPVSMVTGEELLTLKDAVLDGVLPFEFTRLYRSSAVEIDVGLGFGWSHSLAHRLAFEGDFVVWVDHENRRTRFPLPSSERPAIHNSLSRAAIFLGDEPEELILALAGETARFYHFRAGRLTAISDAYGNRLTVQRDRSDRVQRLDNGAGRSLLLRYDRAQLVGVDYQVFRDGAWSTEQALVSYRYDAYQHLIEATNAVGDSERYDYDDAHVILQRQLAGGASFFWEWERSGTAARCVRHWASFSQMDTRYVWSDDGSVAVHYVDGTEETYVHDERARLVRKVSANGGEQLKAYDDAGRLIAEQDALGAVTEYRYDEVGRLIALIPPDDAPTSYEYRNGFLHRRSRGEAVWIYRRNAEGDITEAVDPEGQVTHYYYDTRGQLLSIRYPDSSRHRLVWNSLGQLTEETLPDGGVRRFSYDALGRRTTTADEHGAVTRQHWDAVGRLIQTTFPTGSTRAYSYGAYGQVTAERDELGRITRYEYDDDLHLVSRRINPDGTQVQYRYDHAQLLLTEIENESGEKYRLDYTPTGLIRQEVGFDGRRTAYAYDLNGHLLEKTEFGDDGSTLITGYARDAAGRLLIKTLPDGIKVSYQYDRLGRLIGVDDGQQHPLAFEYDRQDRLITEHQGWGTLRYRYDACGQLKRMRLPDNSLLDYHHAKGGTLTGIDLNGAPLTRHVYQSGRELQRQQGLLLSEYSYDEQGRLLAHAVGHQRAALYRRDYAYNANGNLAHIADSRHGQRTYGYDALDRLIRVRHSRDELPESFAHDPAGNLLMQDRPGPSQIKGNRLLMQGDRHYDYDAFGNLIRERRGRAQTLVTEYRYDCQHRLIGLTRPDGQTASYRYDAFGRRIRKTVGDETTEFFWQGDHLVAESSEREYRSYVYEPGTFRPIALLDGKGPQKACPFYYQLDHLGTPQELTDYSGAIAWSAQYDAYGKVAALTLAGDDYLNQPLRFQGQYFDAESGLHYNRHRYYDPRLGRYLTPDPIKLAGGLNQYQYVPNPTGWVDPLGLSSNCPPPNTPGCEVPGGIGGAKVDEGEPKRPAPKGEQEYLYRGDEKDPSDIFVNGFKSKGDSMDLMLHSIDSNFPPSGFISTSPSRDVGIEFATGFFTRTGFLYTLKKVPGHDLKKELGSGYKFDREQEIAIPRVIKNEDILGATIITDEGKEFGYSIPNPHRKIYK, encoded by the coding sequence ATGTTTCAACCCGATCGGCTTCTGGCTCTGAACAACAGCATTGGCCTGCTCATTGTTGCTGCTTTGAATCCCGATGAGCCGGACTTCGAACACCTGATCCGCGAGTTCCGCCTGTGCCTGAACAACTACGAGGTCTGGGCCGAGCAGTTCTGGACAGGAACCGCGCTGGATGTCGAGCAGGTCTTCACCGTCGGCAACGACGTGCGCCTCAGCGCGCCGATCAAGTCGCGCCAACCGCTCAGTTCATCGGTGGTCATGTGCCCGGCCAGCGGGTCGCTGACGCTGGTGCACATGTTCGACGCCGCGCGGTTCGTGCCGATCGGCGATACGCCGGTGACGCTCGAACCGGTGATAACCGATGTTGGCGGCGTGCTGACTTTTGGCGAACCGTTGCACCACACCATCGGCCCCAGCGGCATTCTGCAAGTAACCGATTGCGATCGGGGCCAGCGTTATCGCATCACCTTTTTTCCCGATGTGTCCACCGACCATGTGCGCGCTCTGTATGCCTCTTATGAGGGTGTCATTGCACGCCTGGAAGGCTGGCTGCGCGCTGAGTGGGCAGGATTTCAACCACAGTGGACGGAGTTTTCCAGCGCCGGGTTTCTTGAGCGTTACGGCCAGTTGCAGCAGGCCGATTGGCGCGGGTTCGAGAAAGCCCTGAATGGCGTCTGGGATGACATCAAGCAGGTATTCGCCCTGCTCGCCGACTTGCAGGCCAACAGTGAAAAATTGCTGGAATACCTCAGCGACGCTGAACTGGAAGCGCTGCTGCAGGCGTCCAGCGACGCCATCACCAACGGTCTGCTGATCCTCAGTGACGAACCGTTGCTGTTCATTCATCTGGCCGCGTTCAGCAGTTGGCTGAAGATGCTGCCGCCGCAATACCTGGCCGAAGTGGTGGCCGAGGTGCGGGTCGAACTGCTGATCAGCTTTCTGCTGACGGGATTGTCTGGCGGCGTCGGCGTGCCACTGCGCTTGAGCAGCAAGGTGCTGGCGAAGATCAAGTCGCCGCGCGCTCGGCAATGGTTGGCGGCTTCAGCGTTGCGACTCGCGGAACTGACGTCAGCGCCGGAACTGAACAAACACGCGGGCGCGTTGAAGCCGCTGATGTTTCACGCGCGTGACGTTGAGTTGAAACCGACACCGTCGATACCGCTGAACATTCGTCAGGCCGATTCGCGGGTGTTGACGGTGCCGAATCCGGCGCCTGTGGTGCGCGACAAGCCTGGCGGCTCAAGCCGGATCGAGCGGCACGAGCCTCACGACGACTCGCCGGACCAGGCGAAAAACCCCAACGGTGACAGCGCCGATTGCGTGCCGCTGACTTGCACCAACGGTTGCCCGGTGTCGATGGTCACCGGTGAGGAACTGCTGACCCTGAAAGATGCGGTGCTCGATGGCGTGTTGCCGTTTGAGTTCACTCGGTTGTATCGCTCCAGCGCCGTCGAGATCGATGTTGGACTGGGGTTTGGCTGGAGTCATTCGCTGGCGCATCGGCTGGCGTTTGAGGGCGACTTTGTTGTCTGGGTCGACCATGAAAACCGCCGCACCCGGTTTCCGTTGCCGAGTAGCGAGCGACCGGCGATTCACAACAGTTTGTCGCGGGCGGCGATCTTTCTGGGTGATGAGCCGGAGGAGCTGATCCTCGCGCTGGCCGGTGAAACGGCGCGGTTTTATCACTTTCGTGCGGGTCGGCTGACGGCGATCAGCGATGCCTACGGCAATCGTCTGACGGTGCAGCGCGATCGGTCTGACCGGGTGCAGCGACTGGACAACGGTGCCGGGCGTTCGCTGCTGTTGCGGTATGACCGGGCGCAGTTGGTTGGTGTTGATTACCAGGTGTTTCGCGACGGTGCCTGGAGCACCGAACAGGCGCTGGTCAGTTACCGCTACGACGCTTATCAGCACCTGATCGAAGCGACTAATGCCGTCGGTGACAGCGAGCGCTACGACTACGACGACGCCCACGTGATCCTGCAGCGGCAACTGGCCGGCGGCGCGAGTTTTTTCTGGGAGTGGGAACGTTCCGGCACGGCTGCGCGTTGTGTACGCCACTGGGCGTCGTTTTCGCAGATGGACACGCGCTATGTCTGGAGCGACGACGGCAGTGTCGCGGTGCATTACGTCGACGGCACCGAAGAAACTTATGTCCACGACGAACGTGCGCGGCTGGTGCGCAAGGTCTCGGCCAACGGTGGTGAGCAGCTCAAGGCCTATGACGACGCGGGGCGACTGATCGCCGAGCAGGATGCCTTGGGCGCGGTCACCGAGTACCGCTATGACGAGGTCGGACGACTGATCGCGCTGATTCCTCCGGATGACGCGCCCACGTCCTACGAGTATCGCAACGGTTTCCTGCATCGGCGTTCGCGTGGCGAGGCAGTGTGGATCTACCGGCGCAATGCCGAAGGCGATATCACCGAAGCGGTCGACCCCGAGGGTCAGGTCACCCATTACTACTACGACACCCGTGGCCAGTTGCTGTCGATCCGCTACCCGGACAGCAGTCGGCATCGGCTGGTCTGGAATAGCCTTGGTCAGTTGACCGAAGAAACGCTGCCCGACGGTGGCGTACGGCGTTTTTCCTACGATGCGCTGGGACGGCGGACCACCACCGCCGACGAACACGGTGCGGTCACCCGGCAGCATTGGGACGCCGTCGGCCGACTGATTCAGACGACATTTCCTACCGGCAGCACCCGCGCCTACAGCTACGGCGCCTACGGTCAGGTCACCGCCGAGCGCGATGAACTGGGGCGCATCACCCGCTACGAATACGACGACGATCTGCATCTGGTCTCGCGGCGGATCAACCCTGACGGCACGCAAGTGCAGTACCGCTACGACCATGCGCAACTGCTGCTCACCGAGATTGAAAACGAATCGGGGGAAAAGTATCGGCTGGACTACACGCCGACCGGGCTGATTCGTCAGGAAGTTGGTTTTGACGGTCGCCGCACGGCGTACGCCTACGACCTCAACGGCCATCTGCTGGAAAAGACCGAGTTCGGTGATGACGGTTCGACGCTGATTACCGGATATGCCCGCGATGCTGCCGGGCGCCTGTTAATCAAGACCCTGCCCGACGGCATCAAGGTCAGCTATCAGTACGACCGCCTCGGCCGTTTGATTGGGGTCGACGACGGCCAGCAACATCCGTTGGCCTTCGAATACGACCGTCAGGACCGCTTGATCACCGAACATCAGGGCTGGGGCACTCTGCGCTACCGCTACGACGCCTGCGGCCAGCTCAAGCGCATGCGCCTGCCGGACAACAGTCTGCTCGACTATCACCACGCCAAGGGCGGCACGCTGACCGGCATCGACCTCAACGGCGCACCGCTGACCCGCCACGTCTACCAGTCCGGTCGCGAACTGCAACGCCAGCAAGGTTTGCTGCTCAGCGAATATTCGTACGACGAACAGGGACGGTTACTCGCCCACGCCGTAGGCCATCAGCGCGCTGCGCTGTATCGCCGCGATTATGCCTACAACGCCAACGGCAATCTCGCCCACATCGCCGACAGCCGCCACGGCCAGCGCACCTACGGTTACGACGCCCTCGACCGCCTCATCCGCGTACGCCACTCGCGCGACGAACTGCCGGAAAGCTTCGCCCATGATCCGGCCGGCAACCTGCTGATGCAGGACCGCCCCGGCCCGAGCCAGATCAAAGGCAATCGCCTGCTGATGCAAGGCGACCGCCACTACGACTACGACGCCTTCGGCAACCTGATCCGCGAACGCCGCGGCCGCGCGCAAACCCTCGTCACCGAATACCGCTACGACTGCCAGCACCGCCTGATCGGCCTGACCCGCCCCGACGGCCAGACCGCCAGTTATCGCTACGACGCCTTCGGCCGACGCATCCGCAAAACCGTCGGCGACGAAACCACCGAGTTCTTCTGGCAAGGCGACCACCTCGTCGCCGAAAGCAGCGAACGCGAATACCGCAGCTACGTCTACGAACCCGGCACCTTCCGCCCCATCGCCCTGCTCGACGGCAAAGGCCCGCAAAAGGCCTGCCCCTTCTACTACCAACTCGACCACCTCGGCACCCCGCAGGAACTCACCGACTACAGCGGCGCCATCGCCTGGTCCGCGCAATACGACGCCTACGGCAAAGTCGCCGCGCTGACCCTGGCTGGCGACGACTACCTGAACCAGCCGCTGCGCTTTCAGGGGCAGTATTTCGATGCGGAAAGCGGGCTGCATTACAACCGGCACCGGTACTACGACCCGAGGCTGGGGCGGTATCTGACGCCGGATCCGATCAAGTTGGCGGGTGGGCTGAATCAGTACCAGTACGTGCCGAATCCGACGGGGTGGGTGGATCCGTTGGGGTTGAGCTCCAATTGTCCGCCGCCGAATACGCCTGGGTGTGAGGTGCCGGGTGGGATTGGTGGGGCTAAGGTAGATGAAGGAGAGCCCAAGCGCCCAGCGCCGAAAGGTGAACAAGAATATCTGTACCGTGGAGACGAAAAGGACCCCTCGGATATCTTCGTGAATGGTTTCAAAAGCAAGGGAGATAGCATGGATCTGATGCTTCATTCAATTGACAGCAACTTCCCACCAAGCGGCTTCATCAGTACCTCCCCCTCCAGAGATGTGGGAATAGAGTTTGCTACGGGTTTTTTCACAAGAACCGGCTTCCTTTACACCCTCAAAAAAGTTCCAGGTCACGACCTGAAAAAAGAGCTCGGCTCCGGTTACAAGTTTGATAGAGAACAAGAGATTGCAATCCCCCGAGTAATCAAAAATGAAGACATCCTAGGTGCCACCATCATCACCGACGAAGGCAAAGAGTTCGGCTACTCCATCCCCAACCCACACAGGAAAATATATAAATGA